From one Solanum stenotomum isolate F172 chromosome 12, ASM1918654v1, whole genome shotgun sequence genomic stretch:
- the LOC125847804 gene encoding receptor-like protein 4: protein MLRFHCFFLFLCFCVGLQHVCSRHDPYVMRISCGARHDVHTAPTKTLWYKDFAYTGGIPFNGTSPSFIAPQLTTLRYFPLSEGPENCYNIKRVPHGHYSVRIFFGMVVEPSFDNEPLFDVSVEGTLVYTLPSGWSNHDDEQVFVETLIFLDDGTASLCFHSTGHGDPAILAIEILQVDDRAYYFGPDFGKGTIIRTVKRLSCGAQESMFDVDYSGDHWGGDRFWSSIKTFGQNSDRCISTKNSTKSTSKAPNFYPGSIYQTALLSTDNEPELTYTVDVDPNKKYSVWLHFAEIDPSVTSAGQRVMDISINGDTVFPEVDIVKMAGGVNSALVLNTTVPISGRTLTITLQPKNGTHAIISAIEIFEVIITESKTLLDEVRGLQSLKNALGLPLRLGWNGDPCVPQQHPWSGADCQFDKTSNKWVIDGIGLDNQGLRGFLPNEISRLRHLQSINLSGNSIHGAIPPALGTVTSLETLDLSYNFFNGSIPESLGQLTSLRTLNLNGNSLSGRIPAALGGRLLHRAKFNFTDNAGLCGIPGLPTCGTHLTVGEKIGIGLGACVFVLLIATCITCWWKRRQNILRVQRIAARDAPYAKSRTQFNRDVQMARSYSHEHTRTAAENGPPLLT from the exons ATGCTGAGATTCCActgttttttcttgtttctttgcTTCTGCGTGGGTCTTCAGCATGTCTGCTCTCGCCATG ATCCATACGTAATGCGAATAAGCTGTGGAGCTCGACATGATGTTCATACTGCCCCTACAAAGACTCTCTGGTATAAGGATTTTGCATATACAGGAGGGATACCTTTCAATGGAACATCCCCAAGTTTCATTGCGCCTCAACTCACTACGCTGCGGTATTTCCCTTTATCGGAGGGACCTGAGAATTGTTACAATATCAAGAGAGTCCCCCATGGCCACTATTCAGTGAGGATATTCTTTGGAATGGTTGTAGAACCAAGCTTTGATAATGAACCACTATTTGATGTTTCTGTTGAAGGCACCTTGGTTTATACTTTGCCATCTGGTTGGAGCAATCATGACGATGAACAAGTATTTGTTGAAAcacttatttttcttgatgatgGTACTGCCTCTCTTTGCTTCCACAGCACCGGTCATGGAGATCCAGCTATACTTGCAATTGAAATTCTCCAAGTAGATGACAGAGCATACTATTTTGGTCCTGACTTTGGTAAAGGGACAATTATCAGAACTGTCAAAAGACTCAGCTGTGGTGCTCAGGAATCAATGTTTGATGTTGACTACAGTGGTGATCATTGGGGTGGTGATCGGTTTTGGAGTTCAATCAAGACATTTGGCCAGAATTCTGATCGCTGCATTTCTACCAAAAACAGTACAAAGTCAACTTCCAAAGCACCAAACTTTTATCCAGGATCTATTTATCAAACTGCTCTTCTTAGCACTGACAATGAGCCAGAATTAACATACACAGTGGATGTCGATCCCAATAAAAAGTACTCTGTTTGGTTACACTTTGCGGAAATTGATCCTTCAGTTACATCTGCGGGACAGAGGGTCATGGACATTTCAATCAATGGTGACACTGTATTTCCAGAAGTCGACATTGTGAAGATGGCTGGGGGTGTTAACAGTGCTCTTGTGCTGAACACAACAGTTCCAATCAGTGGCAGGACCTTGACAATCACACTGCAGCCAAAAAATGGAACTCATGCTATAATTAGTGctattgaaatttttgaggttATAATAACTGAATCTAAAACATTACTTGATGAAG TCAGGGGTTTGCAGTCGCTAAAGAATGCACTTGGACTTCCCCTTCGGCTTGGATGGAATGGTGATCCATGTGTGCCCCAACAACATCCCTGGAGTGGAGCAGATTGTCAGTTTGACAAAACTAGCAATAAATGGGTTATCGACGGGAT TGGCTTGGACAACCAAGGTTTAAGAGGCTTCTTACCAAATGAAATTTCTCGATTGCGTCATCTTCAGAGCAT aaATCTAAGTGGGAACAGCATTCATGGGGCTATTCCCCCAGCATTGGGAACGGTAACTAGTCTGGAGACATT GGATCTCTCATACAATTTCTTCAATGGATCGATTCCTGAAAGCCTCGGGCAATTGACCTCATTACGGACGCT GAATCTCAATGGCAACTCACTCTCTGGAAGGATTCCTGCTGCATTAGGTGGAAGGCTCTTGCACAGGGCTAAATTCAA TTTCACTGATAATGCAGGTCTTTGTGGTATTCCGGGATTACCAACTTGCGGAACACATCTCACAGTTGGAGAAAAAATTGGGATCGGATTAGGGGCGTGTGTATTTGTCCTGCTTATTGCTACCTGCATAACATGCTGGTGGAAGAGACGGCAGAATATCCTCCGTGTGCAAAGAATTGCTG CGAGAGATGCTCCATATGCAAAGTCGAGAACTCAATTCAATCGAGATGTACAAATGGCAAGAAGCTATAGTCACGAACATACGCGAACAGCTGCTGAGAATGGACCTCCCTTGCTTACCTGA